TACAGAACAATATTTACTGGATCTGGAGAGAGAAGCTTTCTTGAGTCTGTGTGGTGAAAGAAAAACATTAGAGCGTATCCAGAGTGTATTGAAAAGTGGCCGACCGGTAAGAAATTAAATCCTGATATCATACCGGTATCTCAAAGAAAGCTAGCATAGCATCAACTGCAACGCTAGCTTTCTTTTATTTTCAATCGGAAAAATGTACCGGTCTCTTCGGAGGAACCATACATGATCTCCCCTGCTAATGCATGAATCGCCAACTCACTGGCTTTGTATAAAGAGGTATGATACATATTTGCTGAATCAGTAAAAAAAGCATGAAGCTGTTCTGCTCCAACCGATCTTGAACGGTTTAAAAAATCTACGGTCAGAAAAAGATCCCCGGGAATAATAGATAATTCGATGACCTCTGCTTCATTGCTGAGGTCCAGCATATTCTTCAGTAGGATCTCGAAGACCTCATTCAGGGTAGCAGATTCAGCCACGATCCAATGTGTATTTAATGGGCAGGATAATGAAAGAATGATCTTCTTTTCTTCAACTACAGAACT
Above is a genomic segment from Sediminibacterium sp. KACHI17 containing:
- a CDS encoding ATP-binding protein produces the protein MHPQKGNVLVKTDICYLIEEMIVRYSSVVEEKKIILSLSCPLNTHWIVAESATLNEVFEILLKNMLDLSNEAEVIELSIIPGDLFLTVDFLNRSRSVGAEQLHAFFTDSANMYHTSLYKASELAIHALAGEIMYGSSEETGTFFRLKIKES